The DNA window CGGGCGGCGCAGCTCTTCGGCGAGCAAGGCAGCAAGCGTATCCAGCGCGTTGGAAGGATAGAGACGAAAATCGGGCGCGGAAGTGGTGTGCATGCTTGCATGCATTGTGCCGGATTGAGCACGGCGCACGACGCATTGCATATTTGGTGGACAGCGGACGCGCTTCCATCAACACGAAGGGGATGTCACCGTCATTACATTACCGCCGAAAACCTAGCGTTGACCCTGCCCGCCAAGTACCCCAGGGCCAGTACCCCCGGTCCATGATATTAAGAGCGGCATGTAGGCTCGATCATCTGTTTCTGGCGTATCTGCCACAACACCGCCGCGCTTGAACATTGTCCAGCCTCATGCATGAGACGCCCTGCTGCAAGATCGACCACCGTCGGCAGTGAGCCAGGGACTGATGGCATGCGACAATACTGCACGCGCCGGTTCGGTTATATTCAGCGGTGTGCCAGCTACTCTATGACGTTGCAATTCTGTTAAAGGCCTCGATGACGGCGTCCGCATCTCCTGTCGTGCAGTTATCCGGTGTCCGCATCGATCGCGGCGGGCGGACGATCCTGGGTGAGGTTTCGCTCGACGTGCCGCGCGGCAGCATCACCGCCGTGCTTGGTCCCTCCGGGAGCGGCAAGTCGACGTTGCTGGCTGCGCTGACCGGCGAACTGCGTCCTGTCGCTGGCACGGTCGCCTTGTTCGGCAACCAGATTCCACGCGGTAGCCGGGCGCTGCTCGAGATGCGCCGCAATGTCGGTGTGCTGTTGCAGGGCAACGGCTTGCTGACCGACCTGAGCGTGGCCGACAACGTCGCATTGCCGCTGCGCACCCACACCCGTCTACCGGCACCGGTGCTGCAACGTCTGGTGCAGATGAAACTGCATGCTGTGGGCTTGCTGGCTGCGGCCGATGCCTGGCCGCGCGAGCTGTCCGGCGGCATGGCGCGACGCGTGGCGTTGGCACGCGCGCTGGCGCTGGACCCACCGTTGATGATCTACGACGAACCGCTCACCGGCCTGGACCCGATCGCCTCGGGCGTGATCATGAGCCTGATCCAGCGACTCAACGACAGCCTTGGCCTGACCAGCATCATCGTCAGCCACCACGTACACGAGACGCTGCCGATCAGCGACCAGGCAGTGGTCATCGCCAATGGCGGCATCGTGTTCGCCGGCACGCCCGAGCAACTGCAGGACAGCACCGATCCGCTGGTGCAACAGTTCCTGCATGGCCAGCCGGACGGCCCGATCGCTTTCGATGCCGCGCCGCGTCGCGACCGGAGTGCTGCCTGATGGCTGTGGTCGCTTCGATTCGCGCGTTCGGCCGTGCCGGACTGTTCTCGCTGACTGTGCTGCGCGGCTCGCTGCCCACGCGCGATTTCATCTCCGAGCTGGTGCGCGAGATCTACAAGGTTGGCGCGCGTTCGCTGCCGATCATCGCCGTCGGCGGCGCCTTCGTCGGCTTGGTACTGACCTTGCAAGGCTATCGCACCCTGACCACCTACGGTGCGTCGGATGCGTTGTCCACCTTGCTGGGCCTGTCGCTATACCGCGAACTGGCGCCGGTACTGACTGCCCTGCTGTTCATCGGCCGCGCCGGCAGTTCGATCGCCGCCGAGCTCGGTTTGATGCGCGCCACCGACCAAATCAAGGCGCTGGAACTGATGGCCATCGACCCGGTCGCCAAGGCCGTGGCTCCCCGGTTCTGGGCGGCGGTACTGACGGTGCCGCTGCTGACCGGCGTGTTCTGCTCGCTGGCGATCACCGGCGGCTATTTCGAGGCCGTGCACGTGCTGGGCATCGACAACGGCACGTTCTGGTCGGGGTTGAGCAATAGCGTTGACTTCTGGGAGGACTTCGGAGTGGCGATGCTCAAGTCGGCGATTTTCGGCGGCACCGCCGCGCTGGTCGCCGCCTATGTGGGCTTCCATGCCGAACCGACCATCGAAGGCACCTCGATCGCCACCACCCGCGCGGTGGTGAACGCCTCGTTGCTGGTGCTGATGTTCAACTTCGTTCTTTCAGCAATGTTGTTTAGGTGAGTGGAATAACTATGGCCATGCGTGGACCACGACTCGAATTCGCCGTCGGCGCCTTTTTGCTGCTGACCCTGGCCTCGCTGCTGGTGTTGGCGGTGGCATCGACCAACCAGCGCTGGGGCTTGGGTTCCAGCCAGTACACGCTAACCGCGCGCTTCAGCCAGATCGGCCAGCTGCGTGCGCAGGCACCGGTGAAGATAGGTGGCGTGACCATCGGCAAGGTGTCCGATATCGGCCTGGATCCGACAAAGTTCGACTCGGTGGTGACGCTGTCGCTGGACACCAAATACAAGGATCTACCCGCCGACACCTCGGCCGGCATCTTCACCAGTGGATTGCTTGGCGAAAGTTATGTCGGGCTGCAGCCGGGCGGCGACCCGGAAACGCTCAAACCGGGCGAAGAAATCGGCTTCACCCAGCCCGCAGTGGATCTGCTGCAGCTGGTCGGCAAGTACATGTTCAGTGGCGGTGGTGATAAATCCGCCGCAGACGGCCAGGCGCCAACGCCTGCCCAGACCGCTTCCCCCTCTACGGAACCGCACCAATGAAAACCACCCTGATTTCCGCCATCCTGGCCTCGACCCTGCTGGTATGTGCACCGGCCACCGTGCTGGCACAGTCCGCTGCCGCCAGCGCTCCTGCGCAGGGCGCGGCAACCAAGACCGTCATCGACAGCAGCACCCGCATCATGGGCACGCTGGAACAGCGCCGTGCCGAGTTCCGCAGCAATCCGGTCGCGCTGCGCCAGTACATCGACGGCGAATTGAGCAAAACCTTCGACCGCGACTATTCGGCCCGTCTGGTGCTGGGCGTACACGGCCGCGGCGCCTCGGATGCGGACATCAAGCTGTTTGCCGATGCGCTGGCCGACAACCTGATGCAGCGTTACGGCACCGCGTTGCTGAACTTCGAAGGCAAGCCGAACTTCCGCGCCAAGTCCGAGAGCGCGCTGCCGGGCAACCGCGGCGTCAAGGTCTCCACCGATCTGCTGCGCGCCGGCAACGACCCGACCCCGGTCGATTACCTGATGCGCAATACCGGCGGCCAGTGGAAGATCTTCGACGTGATGATCGAAGGAATCTCCTACGTGCAGACATTCAAGAGCCAGTTCGACGGCCCGCTACGCGAGAAGGGTATCGCCAAGGTCGCCGCAGAGCTGCGTAGCGGCAACCTGCAGGTCGGTGCGGCACCGGCCAATGGCAAGTAACAGTTCCGTGCAACGCAATGGCGAGGCGCTGGTGCTCACCGGTGTGCTCGACCGTGCGGCGGTCGTCACAGCCTGGCCGCAGGCGATCGCGCAATTGAACGGCGTGCGCACGCTGGACCTTTCCGGCATCCAGCGCCTGGACAGTGCCGGCGTGGCGATGCTGTCCGAACTGGCTGCGCGGTTGCGCGGCAACGGTTCCGGTCCTTTTTCGGTGATGGGCGGGGCGTCCGGTCTGGACGAATTGCGCGCCGCTTACCGTTTGTCCCCTACCCTCGATTTTCAGGCCTGAGCGCCACTCCATGACCCAGTTCCGCTGCTTTCCCCTGTTGGCCTGCCTGTTGCTTCTTGGTGCCTGCGCCAGTCAAGCGCCCAAATTCGCCCCACCGTCGGCCAGCGCCGGCACCGCACCGGCCCAGGCGCCGGTGCGCGACGACGCCGGAATGACCGCGCAGCCGACCGCGGCTGGTGCCGCTACGCCGGATACGCTGCCTGCCACCGCCGCGCCTGCCGACCAGGCCATTGCGGATGCTGGTGCTGGTGCTGGTGCTGGTGCTGGTGCTGGTGCTGGTGCTGGTGCGCAGGGTGCGCCTACCGCCGCCGAAGGCGACTTCGATGCGTTATATGGCACGACCACGCCGCAGACCGATGCCAACGGTGCGCCTGCACAGCCCGGTGCGGCGCCGTCCTACGATCCGTGGGAGCACTACAACCGTGGCATGCACCGCTTTAACATGGCGGTGGACCGTGGCGTGGCGCGTCCGTTGGCGACCGCCTACACCAAGGTGGTGCCGCAACCGGCGCGCCTGGGCGTGACCAACTTCTTCGACAACCTCGGCACGCCGCTGACCATGGTCAACCAGCTGCTGCAGGGCCACCCGGTGTTTGCGGTGCAGTCGCTGGGCCGTTTCGTCATGAACACCACGCTGGGTGTGGCCGGTCTGTTCGATCCGGCGTCTGCGGCAGGTATCCCGCGCCGTAGCGAAGACTTCGGTCAGACGCTGGGTGTCTGGGGTTGGCGCAATTCGCGTTACTTCGAGTTGCCGCTATTCGGGCCACGCACGGTGCGCGACACTGTCGGCCTGGGCGGCGACATTCCGCTGTCACCGTTGCGCCAGATCGACGACAGTGGCCTGCGCTTCGGATTGCAGGGCTTGCAGCTGGTGGATACGCGCTCGCAGCTGATGTCGCTAGATTCGCTACGCGACCAAGCACCTGATGAATACGCACTGACCCGCGATGCCTGGATGCAGCGCCGTAACTATCAGATCGTGCGCGACCTGCCCAGCCATCGTGAAAAGAAAAACGAGCTACCCGACTATCTGCGCGAAGACAAGGACAGCACGGTGCCGGTGGATGCGATGCCGATCCCGCAGTGGATTCGTTGAACGGATGAATTGGTGGGCTGCAATACACACAAAAGCTCGGGAACGATCTCGGGCTTTTGTGTTGATGAAGCCAACACTGCCACTTTGGCGCTGCACACTTGTTTGCATGTATCAGGGCTTGTCAGGCTACACGTAATGTTCAAGACGTGACCTGCCGCGAGTTGAGGACACTCTAAAAAACCCAAGAAACGAGACATTCGCATCGAACCTCTGGTAAACACAGTTAATTTTCATCGGGTGCAATGTCAGAAACCGAGGTTTTTAGAGGTTCCGTTGAATGGAGAGCGAACTGTCACCGCCCATTTAGCTCCCGGAATGCAAGCGTCTGCATAAGAGCTTATTCCGTACCAAAGAGCGAAAACGCATTGATTTTCATAGTGTCTAACTTACGTAAAAATCCCCCTCATGCCTGCTCATCGGCACCGGCTGCCATCGCTGATTCGTGGCTCTCGAAGAACCGTTGATCATCGCCCTTGGCGATATATGACGTGTACTCCGACTGCTGAATGAAGTGCCGCTTGTAGAGATCTGCTACAGATGCCAACGCCGCATTCACTGCATGACGCAGGTGTGCATCGTCGGCGGGGACATCGGGGGCGAAGCGATCGATGACCTGGCCGTCGCGGCCGATCAAGAATTTTTCGAAGTTCCACAGCACGCTCGGTGCCGGGTTGGGCGCGATGCCGTAGCCGGCCAGCTCTTTGCGCATCGGACCGTCGCCAGCAGGCAGGCGCTGGTCATTGCCTGGTACAGCGGATGGATGTCCGCACCGGTGATGGCGATCTTGCAAAACATCGGGAACGTGACGTCATAGGTGAGCTGGCAAAACTGAGCGATATCCGTAGAGCGCGCTGAGCATAACCGCGCTGGGCAGACGCGAGCGATACCGAGATTTTTCGCATGCACCGGATACGCGCAATCGAATGCGGACATGCGTGCAAGAGGCGCGTGCCTGTCGTGCCGAATGCGACGCGAACGATGCATCGCCATCATTGGCATCTACCATGCCAATGCCACGCAATTCAGCCGCGCAGCGACATTATTTAGAGTGGCTAAGAAACCCACTGCGCAGCCGCCAGGTGGTGGATGCGGACGGCGCGAAGAAACCGGAGTGTACGCGTGGTACATGCCGATTCCGAGCACTGACCGCGCCCGCCTGGCGGTGAGCGCAGTCGTTTTGTTAGCCGCTATATAAGGGCCTCATCGCGCCCGAGGGCGCTCCTACGTCGTCCTCTCTCCTCTGCGGTGCCGTTGGCACGCAAGTAGTGGCAGTGCCGCATTGCGGCACACAGCCGGATTACTCCTGCTCGTGATTGTTGTCTTCTTCGCTACTGCTAGCCGTGTCGTCGCTATCGGCATCGTCCAGCACTGCTTGCGAGTGCTCGCTGGACAAGGTTTCCACACCACGCAAACGGCGCTCGATGGTGCGGGTTTTGCGGCCTGCATCGCCCAGGGTCTTGCCGACGGTGTTGATCTGTCGTTCGGCCTTTTCCAGGATGCCGGCGAATTTGCCGAACTCGCTCTTGACCGCGCCGAGCACGCCCCACACTTCGCTGGAGCGCTTCTCGATGGCCAGGGTGCGAAAGCCCATCTGCAAACTGTTGATCAACGCGGTAAACGTGGTCGGGCCGGCAATCACTACGCGGTGTTCGCGCTGCAAGACATCGACTAGGCCGGGGCGGCGGATGGTTTCGGCGTACAAGCCCTCGGTAGGCAGGAACATCACCGCAAAATCGGTGGTGTGCGGCGGGCAGACGTATTTGTCGCTGATCGACTTGGCCTGGATGCGGACTGCGCGCTCCAGCAAATTGCCGAGCACGCGGATCTGTTCGATATCGCCGGCTTCCTGTGCGTCGAGCAGGCGCTCGTAATCTTCGCGCGGGAACTTGGAATCGATCGGCAGCCACACCGGGGTGTCTTCGTGGCCACGGCCTGGCAGACGCACTGCGAAGTCCACCGCCTCGTTGCTGTCCGGGCGCACCCGCACGCTGCGCGAATACTGCTCGGCGGTGAGGGTCTGCTCGAGGATGTTGTCCAGCTGCACTTCGCCCCAGCCACCCCGGTGCTTGACGTTGGTGAGTACGCGCTTGAGATCGCCCACGCCGGTGGCCAGCTGCTGCATTTCGCCCAGGCCGCGCTGCACTTGTTCCAGCCGTTCGGATACGAGTTTGAAGGAGGCATCCAGGCGCGTGTTGAGCGTGGTCTGCAGTTTTTCATCGACGGTGGCGCGCATCAGTTCGAGCTTGCTGGCGTTGTCGTTCTGCAGATTGGCCAACTGCTGTTCCAG is part of the Xanthomonas fragariae genome and encodes:
- a CDS encoding ABC transporter ATP-binding protein, producing MTASASPVVQLSGVRIDRGGRTILGEVSLDVPRGSITAVLGPSGSGKSTLLAALTGELRPVAGTVALFGNQIPRGSRALLEMRRNVGVLLQGNGLLTDLSVADNVALPLRTHTRLPAPVLQRLVQMKLHAVGLLAAADAWPRELSGGMARRVALARALALDPPLMIYDEPLTGLDPIASGVIMSLIQRLNDSLGLTSIIVSHHVHETLPISDQAVVIANGGIVFAGTPEQLQDSTDPLVQQFLHGQPDGPIAFDAAPRRDRSAA
- a CDS encoding MlaE family lipid ABC transporter permease subunit, with translation MAVVASIRAFGRAGLFSLTVLRGSLPTRDFISELVREIYKVGARSLPIIAVGGAFVGLVLTLQGYRTLTTYGASDALSTLLGLSLYRELAPVLTALLFIGRAGSSIAAELGLMRATDQIKALELMAIDPVAKAVAPRFWAAVLTVPLLTGVFCSLAITGGYFEAVHVLGIDNGTFWSGLSNSVDFWEDFGVAMLKSAIFGGTAALVAAYVGFHAEPTIEGTSIATTRAVVNASLLVLMFNFVLSAMLFR
- the mlaD gene encoding outer membrane lipid asymmetry maintenance protein MlaD, producing the protein MAMRGPRLEFAVGAFLLLTLASLLVLAVASTNQRWGLGSSQYTLTARFSQIGQLRAQAPVKIGGVTIGKVSDIGLDPTKFDSVVTLSLDTKYKDLPADTSAGIFTSGLLGESYVGLQPGGDPETLKPGEEIGFTQPAVDLLQLVGKYMFSGGGDKSAADGQAPTPAQTASPSTEPHQ
- a CDS encoding MlaC/ttg2D family ABC transporter substrate-binding protein; translation: MKTTLISAILASTLLVCAPATVLAQSAAASAPAQGAATKTVIDSSTRIMGTLEQRRAEFRSNPVALRQYIDGELSKTFDRDYSARLVLGVHGRGASDADIKLFADALADNLMQRYGTALLNFEGKPNFRAKSESALPGNRGVKVSTDLLRAGNDPTPVDYLMRNTGGQWKIFDVMIEGISYVQTFKSQFDGPLREKGIAKVAAELRSGNLQVGAAPANGK
- a CDS encoding STAS domain-containing protein, with amino-acid sequence MASNSSVQRNGEALVLTGVLDRAAVVTAWPQAIAQLNGVRTLDLSGIQRLDSAGVAMLSELAARLRGNGSGPFSVMGGASGLDELRAAYRLSPTLDFQA
- a CDS encoding MlaA family lipoprotein; the protein is MTQFRCFPLLACLLLLGACASQAPKFAPPSASAGTAPAQAPVRDDAGMTAQPTAAGAATPDTLPATAAPADQAIADAGAGAGAGAGAGAGAGAQGAPTAAEGDFDALYGTTTPQTDANGAPAQPGAAPSYDPWEHYNRGMHRFNMAVDRGVARPLATAYTKVVPQPARLGVTNFFDNLGTPLTMVNQLLQGHPVFAVQSLGRFVMNTTLGVAGLFDPASAAGIPRRSEDFGQTLGVWGWRNSRYFELPLFGPRTVRDTVGLGGDIPLSPLRQIDDSGLRFGLQGLQLVDTRSQLMSLDSLRDQAPDEYALTRDAWMQRRNYQIVRDLPSHREKKNELPDYLREDKDSTVPVDAMPIPQWIR
- the rmuC gene encoding DNA recombination protein RmuC, translating into MASESLILLGLLVVVLVLQLIALLRRPSTSGLELALRAEQRDGRGELREQLEGLARQQDGRLETFARNLTELSTRTDQRLALLRDALGEDARKARAESGQAQQRTAELLTLRLTELRTQLEGFDQQQETRIHVFGQQLTELIARTDTHMAALRQALAEDSRKGRQEAGESQQRFTDALGQRLNELTQRNELRIGEMRATLEQQLANLQNDNASKLELMRATVDEKLQTTLNTRLDASFKLVSERLEQVQRGLGEMQQLATGVGDLKRVLTNVKHRGGWGEVQLDNILEQTLTAEQYSRSVRVRPDSNEAVDFAVRLPGRGHEDTPVWLPIDSKFPREDYERLLDAQEAGDIEQIRVLGNLLERAVRIQAKSISDKYVCPPHTTDFAVMFLPTEGLYAETIRRPGLVDVLQREHRVVIAGPTTFTALINSLQMGFRTLAIEKRSSEVWGVLGAVKSEFGKFAGILEKAERQINTVGKTLGDAGRKTRTIERRLRGVETLSSEHSQAVLDDADSDDTASSSEEDNNHEQE